A part of Miscanthus floridulus cultivar M001 chromosome 6, ASM1932011v1, whole genome shotgun sequence genomic DNA contains:
- the LOC136461399 gene encoding increased DNA methylation 1-like, which translates to MVARAPGGQLGARMEIVQQLMHLAGWGNLPSPPPPWLHNYAAFMSPRGQLLLLSPSARSPGPPIRPPPSSFASGAPGASGSSVAGRGAVVVHGSAVSGRYGPRPGGGGAGRRKPPNLRPLQIIDAATIATGSASKKKAPPAATDGAVQRLPPVLAMPTTVGGEVAAASNGRVRKRAPKEKDKDSSKPESSKKPRQRAASKQRQRTAGEKDTVAAADAKNLVVENQPPASNDLQIVPVLPPPTPSNRRKRKQNAASSPSSGGRCNVVDRRSSAVAKAAATAKKHTILTWLIDAGFLSDREKVFYVPVDGGEGKVVSGAVTRTGVHCGCCDAVVSLPVFEAHAGRDDPGQQQRSWEKLLLVSGSSLLNRMQEAWEKERVKIFLVQEKARAALEQEQEKSAQAKRRLLAKQKKGAVEGVITSPRIRTKLRSGEKDSSDDACGVCADGGELLCCDSCPSTFHPACLAMKVPEGSWACHYCRCVLCMANDDQGLSTCQHCTLKYHEICRPSLSNGRGIGTYCSETCKKVSVQLSDMIGVTNHTEDGFSWALLKIQKDEPVSSQNSPVVLECNVKLAVALGVLNECFNPVKDRRTKIDMLHQAVYSLGSEFKRVSYEGFYTMILEKDGEIISAALLRIHGTKVAEMPFAGTLPAYRKQGMMRRLVNAVEKVLASVQVERLVMPAISALVDTWKRSFSFKPLDPELKEEIRRLSLVVITGTTLLHKPVAAAPPSPSPHKQTEAAAAKSGAEPWWWKYTYGAPPLTDDERAFLETDTDMAPLGCSFTDLVTGKVSSLHKVLCAGNSSPSVPCSGSPAGPGSGGGPRLSFVR; encoded by the exons ATGGTGGCTCGTGCTCCCGGTGGACAACTAGGGGCGCGGATGGAGATAGTGCAGCAGCTCATGCACTTAGCTGGATGGGGTAACCTCCCGTCACCGCCACCGCCATGGCTCCACAACTACGCCGCGTTCATGTCCCCGCGAGGCCAGCTATTGCTGCTCTCCCCCTCCGCGAGGTCCCCCGGTCCTCCCATCCGACCACCGCCGTCGTCGTTCGCCTCCGGGGCGCCAGGAGCTAGTGGGAGCAGCGTTGCCGGCCGGGGTGCCGTCGTCGTCCACGGCAGCGCTGTTTCCGGCAGGTACGGCCCCAGACCCGGAGGTGGCGGCGCAGGCCGCCGTAAACCACCAAACCTGAGGCCGCTTCAGATTATCGATGCCGCCACGATCGCCACCGGATCAGCCAGCAAGAAGAAGGCGCCGCCGGCAGCAACAGATGGCGCGGTGCAACGCCTGCCCCCTGTGCTCGCCATGCCGACCACGGTTGGAGGGGAGGTCGCCGCTGCGTCGAATGGCCGCGTCAGGAAGCGCGCGCCCAAGGAGAAGGACAAGGACAGCAGCAAGCCGGAGTCGTCCAAGAAGCCCAGGCAGAGGGCCGCCAGCAAGCAGCGACAGCGAACGGCTGGAGAGAAGGACAcggtcgccgccgccgacgcgaaAAACCTCGTCGTCGAGAACCAGCCACCTGCTAGCAACGATCTTCAGATAGTCCCAGTTCTGCCGCCACCAACGCCAAGCAACAGAAGAAAGAGGAAGCAGAACGCTGCATCCTCGCCGAGCAGCGGCGGCAGGTGCAACGTGGTCGACAGGAGGAGCAGCGCGGTCGCGAAGGCGGCGGCAACGGCGAAGAAGCACACCATACTAACATGGCTGATCGACGCCGGCTTCCTGTCCGACAGGGAGAAGGTGTTCTACGTGCCAGTGGACGGCGGCGAGGGCAAGGTCGTCTCGGGCGCGGTCACCAGGACGGGAGTCCACTGCGGCTGCTGCGACGCCGTCGTGTCGCTTCCGGTGTTCGAGGCCCACGCCGGCCGCGACGACCCCGGGCAGCAGCAGCGGTCGTGGGAGAAGCTCCTGCTCGTGTCCGGCAGCTCCCTCCTGAACCGCATGCAGGAGGCGTGGGAGAAGGAGCGGGTCAAGATCTTCCTGGTGCAGGAGAAGGCGAGGGCGGCgctggagcaggagcaggagaagAGCGCGCAGGCCAAGAGGAGGCTCCTCGCGAAGCAGAAGAAGGGAGCCGTCGAGGGGGTCATCACGTCCCCTAGAATCAGAACGAAGCTGAGGTCCGGCGAGAAGGATTCCAGCGACGACGCCTGCGGCGTCTGCGCCGACGGTGGGGAGCTGCTGTGCTGCGACAGCTGCCCCTCCACCTTCCACCCGGCGTGCCTCGCCATGAAG GTTCCAGAGGGTTCGTGGGCTTGCCACTACTGCCGATGCGTGCTGTGCATGGCAAATGATGATCAGGGCTTGTCCACATGCCAACATTGTACTCTCAAGT ATCATGAGATTTGCCGTCCATCCCTAAGCAATGGGCGCGGCATCGGCACATACTGTAGCGAAACCTGCAAGAAG GTGTCTGTTCAGTTATCAGACATGATAGGCGTAACAAACCATACTGAAGATGGTTTCTCATGGGCTCTACTGAAGATTCAGAAAGACGAGCCAGTCAGTTCACAGAACAGTCCTGTTGTTCTTGAATGCAACGTGAAGCTCGCAGTGGCTCTCGGCGTGCTGAATGAGTGCTTTAACCCAGTTAAGGATCGACGAACTAAGATCGATATGCTCCACCAAGCTGTCTACAGCCTCGG ATCAGAATTCAAACGGGTAAGCTACGAAGGATTCTACACCATGATTCTGGAGAAGGATGGAGAAATCATTTCAGCAGCCCTGCTGAG GATCCATGGCACAAAGGTCGCGGAGATGCCGTTCGCAGGCACACTGCCAGCTTACCGGAAACAAGGAATGATGCGTCGGCTGGTGAACGCTGTCGAGAAG GTGCTGGCGTCAGTGCAAGTGGAGAGGCTGGTGATGCCAGCCATATCCGCTCTAGTGGACACCTGGAAGAGGTCCTTCTCCTTCAAACCGCTAGACCCCGAGCTGAAGGAGGAAATCAGGAGGCTGAGCCTggtggtgatcaccggcaccaccCTGCTCCACAAACCCGtggccgccgcgccgccgtctcCGTCGCCACACAAACAAACCGAAGCAGCAGCGGCGAAGAGTGGAGCAGAGCCATGGTGGTGGAAGTACACGTACGGGGCGCCGCCGCTGACGGACGACGAGCGGGCCTTCCTGGAGACTGACACGGACATGGCGCCGCTCGGCTGCAGCTTCACCGACCTGGTCACCGGCAAGGTGTCGTCCCTGCACAAGGTGCTGTGCGCGGGGAACTCGTCGCCATCGGTGCCCTGCTCCGGGTCTCCGGCAGGTCCAGGGAGCGGCGGCGGGCCGCGGCTGTCGTTCGTGCGGTGA
- the LOC136459981 gene encoding uncharacterized protein isoform X2 produces the protein MPPPLPRFTAASSAAAARLPLHYRPEFSTATAADMAGSQEKQAAPQSQPPAGAGGVADRIMPHLLNMVKQIKSAFYTLPKVFGESKITEYTVQENPMGPGKTEVVIENKQQYKVLGKAVDLTTLIRLQVENGKVVKHEDWWDKKPLKNRDTVGLPLVGRLAEASRRGAMLLTHALMGFGKDPKPAQPPPPPPPPSQSSQH, from the exons ATGCCACCTCCTCTGCCTCGCTTCACGGCCGCCtcctccgctgccgccgcgcGACTGCCGCTGCACTACAGGCCGGAGTTCTCCACGGCAACGGCGGCGGACATGGCGGGGTCGCAGGAGAAGCAGGCGGCCCCACAGTCGCAGCCCCCGGCGGGCGCTGGCGGCGTCGCCGACCGCATCATGCCGCACCTCCTCAACAT GGTTAAGCAGATCAAGTCAGCATTCTACACGCTGCCAAAG GTGTTTGGGGAATCCAAGATCACGGAGTACACCGTACAAGAGAATCCGATGGGGCCGGGCAAGACCGAG GTGGTGATCGAGAACAAGCAGCAGTACAAGGTGCTGGGCAAGGCGGTGGACCTGACGACGCTCATCAGGCTGCAGGTGGAGAACGGCAAGGTGGTCAAGCACGAGGACTG GTGGGACAAGAAGCCTCTGAAGAACAGGGACACGGTGGGCCTGCCGCTGGTGGGGCGACTCGCGGAGGCCAGCCGACGGGGCGCCATGCTGCTCACCCACGCCCTCATGGGCTTCGGCAAAGACCCAAAACCAGCCcaaccccctcctcctcctcctcctccttcacaGTCGTCACAGCACTAG
- the LOC136459980 gene encoding uncharacterized protein, with the protein MRRLEVAALALLIAGAAAAALVLFLALCRDRRRRGSSIIKRPAAPELPLSTPRAPTTTSKGWRHHLALLLLLCSGRHRRLRARVEPAAAPPGSRTTPTDPPYPADAVAAAGHAPPPSSTSTAVLEEEVAAWRERWFGGPVSRALYTIYEEHDEEEEEEPAGAGDGQETETPFYTPPTSPPRAGDGGNNGATAYAAPIQLTH; encoded by the coding sequence ATGAGACGCCTCGAGGTCGCCGCGCTCGCCCTCCTCATCGccggcgccgcggccgccgccctcgtcctcttcctcgcCCTCTGCCGAGACCGCCGCCGCCGGGGGAGCAGCATCATCAAGCGGCCCGCGGCGCCCGAGCTCCCGCTCTCGACGCCCCGCGCGcccaccaccacctccaagggCTGGCGCCACCACCTCGCCCTCCTCCTGCTGCTCTGCTcgggccgccaccgccgcctccgcgCGCGCGTCGAgccggccgccgcgccgccggGCTCCCGAACGACGCCGACGGACCCGCCGTATCCGGCCgacgcggtggcggcggccggccacgcgccgccgccgtcgtccacaTCCACGGcggtgctggaggaggaggtggcggcgtGGCGGGAGCGGTGGTTCGGCGGCCCCGTCTCGCGGGCGCTCTACACCATCTACGAGGagcacgacgaggaggaggaggaggagcccgcggGCGCCGGAGACGGGCAAGAGACGGAGACGCCGTTCTACACGCCGCCGACGTCGCCGCCGCGTGCGGGCGACGGTGGCAACAACGGAGCCACCGCGTACGCCGCTCCGATCCAACTGACCCACTGA
- the LOC136459981 gene encoding uncharacterized protein isoform X1: MPPPLPRFTAASSAAAARLPLHYRPEFSTATAADMAGSQEKQAAPQSQPPAGAGGVADRIMPHLLNIYGSCATARDFEMYAPNATFEDPLMRAHGVKQIKSAFYTLPKVFGESKITEYTVQENPMGPGKTEVVIENKQQYKVLGKAVDLTTLIRLQVENGKVVKHEDWWDKKPLKNRDTVGLPLVGRLAEASRRGAMLLTHALMGFGKDPKPAQPPPPPPPPSQSSQH, from the exons ATGCCACCTCCTCTGCCTCGCTTCACGGCCGCCtcctccgctgccgccgcgcGACTGCCGCTGCACTACAGGCCGGAGTTCTCCACGGCAACGGCGGCGGACATGGCGGGGTCGCAGGAGAAGCAGGCGGCCCCACAGTCGCAGCCCCCGGCGGGCGCTGGCGGCGTCGCCGACCGCATCATGCCGCACCTCCTCAACAT ATATGGATCGTGCGCGACGGCACGGGACTTCGAGATGTACGCGCCAAACGCGACATTTGAGGACCCGCTCATGCGTGCTCACGG GGTTAAGCAGATCAAGTCAGCATTCTACACGCTGCCAAAG GTGTTTGGGGAATCCAAGATCACGGAGTACACCGTACAAGAGAATCCGATGGGGCCGGGCAAGACCGAG GTGGTGATCGAGAACAAGCAGCAGTACAAGGTGCTGGGCAAGGCGGTGGACCTGACGACGCTCATCAGGCTGCAGGTGGAGAACGGCAAGGTGGTCAAGCACGAGGACTG GTGGGACAAGAAGCCTCTGAAGAACAGGGACACGGTGGGCCTGCCGCTGGTGGGGCGACTCGCGGAGGCCAGCCGACGGGGCGCCATGCTGCTCACCCACGCCCTCATGGGCTTCGGCAAAGACCCAAAACCAGCCcaaccccctcctcctcctcctcctccttcacaGTCGTCACAGCACTAG